Proteins encoded within one genomic window of Flavobacterium gilvum:
- a CDS encoding CYTH domain-containing protein, with the protein MVEIERKFLVTSNAFKAESFTQNRIKQGYLSSVPERTVRVRIKGNKGFLTIKGISNESGLTRFEWEKEIPVEEAEKLLLLCESGVIDKTRFEVRSGNHIIEIDEFYGENEGLILAEIELKSETESYEKPVWLGEEVTNDKRYYNAYLSNNPFRNWALE; encoded by the coding sequence ATGGTAGAAATAGAAAGAAAATTTTTGGTTACATCTAATGCTTTCAAAGCGGAATCTTTTACCCAAAACAGAATAAAACAAGGTTATTTGAGTTCGGTTCCAGAAAGAACAGTTCGTGTGCGTATAAAAGGAAATAAAGGCTTTTTGACGATAAAAGGAATCTCCAACGAATCAGGGCTAACCCGTTTTGAATGGGAAAAAGAGATTCCGGTTGAAGAGGCTGAAAAATTATTGCTTTTGTGTGAATCTGGTGTAATTGACAAAACCCGATTTGAAGTCAGATCTGGCAATCACATTATTGAAATAGATGAGTTTTATGGCGAAAATGAGGGACTCATTTTGGCCGAAATTGAACTAAAGTCTGAAACAGAATCTTATGAAAAACCTGTGTGGTTGGGCGAAGAAGTGACGAACGACAAAAGATATTACAATGCGTACCTAAGTAATAATCCTTTTAGGAATTGGGCGTTAGAGTGA
- a CDS encoding septal ring lytic transglycosylase RlpA family protein encodes MKKVITLLILLANIGFVSGQSSIINSKKFSIKKDSVKKTTKVVEKEFTPATVVPAPDTAAVETGKFVIFKKNAHASYYHDKFNGRKTASGKRFDNSKLSAAHRKFPFGTKLRITNEENGKSVIVEVIDRGPFARGREIDLSKKAFMDITSNKNSGAVNVKIEELQK; translated from the coding sequence ATGAAAAAAGTAATCACACTTTTAATTTTACTAGCTAATATTGGTTTTGTAAGTGGTCAAAGTTCAATTATAAACAGCAAAAAATTTTCAATTAAAAAAGATAGTGTAAAAAAAACAACTAAGGTTGTCGAAAAAGAATTTACACCTGCAACAGTTGTGCCAGCCCCGGATACAGCAGCTGTTGAAACAGGAAAGTTTGTCATTTTCAAAAAAAATGCGCACGCTTCCTATTACCATGATAAATTTAATGGTAGAAAAACAGCAAGCGGGAAACGATTTGACAACAGTAAATTATCCGCCGCTCACAGGAAATTTCCGTTTGGTACCAAACTCAGAATTACCAATGAAGAAAATGGAAAATCAGTAATAGTAGAAGTGATTGACCGTGGACCTTTTGCAAGAGGAAGAGAAATCGATTTAAGCAAAAAAGCATTTATGGATATTACTTCTAATAAAAATAGTGGTGCCGTAAATGTAAAAATTGAAGAATTGCAAAAGTGA
- a CDS encoding M23 family metallopeptidase: MKQVIVILAVLFSLASCNKSEDVVEGQVIPKSKKSDFGFKFSDFNVVQDTVKSGDTFGSILQNQNIGDKKVFDIVAQVKDTFDVRTIRINKPYTLLRSKNKTNSLNVFIYQPDALHYYVVDLRDSIATASKKTKPLTLKRRTIGGILKGSLSETLEGAKVEGALASRISKIFAWSIDFFKVKKGDRFGLTFTERYINDSIYDGVDSLEAAFFEYKGKIIYAFPFEQNPGSGKIDYYDEEGKTLKNFFLKTPIKFSRITSRFSSNRFHPVQQIWKAHKGTDYAAPYGTPISTTASGIVEQTGYTAGNGNFVKVKHNKEYSTQYLHMSRILVRRGQHVNQGQTIGLVGSTGLATGPHVCYRFWKNGVQVDALRLKLPTGETMSGKSKERFLRQIEPLKFELDSVSNL; the protein is encoded by the coding sequence TTGAAGCAGGTAATTGTAATTTTAGCGGTATTATTTTCCTTGGCGTCCTGTAATAAATCAGAAGATGTCGTGGAAGGGCAAGTAATTCCAAAATCCAAAAAAAGTGATTTTGGATTCAAATTTTCCGATTTTAATGTTGTACAGGATACTGTGAAATCGGGTGATACATTTGGAAGTATTTTGCAAAATCAAAATATTGGAGACAAAAAAGTATTCGATATTGTGGCGCAGGTCAAAGATACTTTTGATGTGCGAACCATTAGAATAAATAAACCCTATACGCTGCTTCGTTCCAAGAATAAAACCAACTCGCTGAATGTTTTTATATATCAGCCAGATGCACTGCATTATTATGTTGTCGATTTGCGGGATTCTATAGCAACAGCTTCAAAGAAAACAAAACCATTAACCTTAAAACGCCGAACAATTGGGGGGATATTGAAAGGTTCGCTTTCTGAAACGTTGGAAGGCGCAAAAGTAGAAGGAGCTTTGGCTTCCAGAATTTCAAAGATTTTTGCCTGGTCTATCGATTTCTTTAAAGTAAAAAAAGGAGATCGTTTTGGACTGACTTTTACCGAGAGATACATCAATGATTCTATTTATGATGGTGTTGACAGTCTCGAAGCTGCCTTTTTTGAATATAAAGGAAAGATTATTTATGCTTTTCCATTTGAACAAAATCCTGGCTCCGGAAAAATTGATTATTATGATGAAGAAGGGAAAACGCTGAAAAATTTCTTTCTTAAAACGCCAATAAAATTTAGCCGAATTACGTCTCGTTTTAGTTCCAATCGTTTTCATCCCGTTCAGCAAATATGGAAAGCCCACAAAGGAACCGATTATGCGGCACCGTATGGAACCCCAATTTCGACAACGGCTTCTGGAATTGTAGAACAGACGGGTTACACCGCCGGAAACGGAAACTTTGTAAAAGTAAAACACAACAAGGAGTATTCGACCCAATATTTGCACATGTCCCGAATACTGGTAAGACGCGGACAGCATGTCAATCAAGGACAAACTATTGGATTGGTTGGAAGTACGGGATTGGCAACTGGGCCACATGTATGTTACCGTTTTTGGAAAAATGGTGTGCAGGTCGATGCCTTGCGTTTGAAATTGCCAACCGGTGAAACAATGAGTGGAAAAAGCAAAGAACGGTTTTTAAGACAAATCGAACCGTTGAAATTTGAATTGGACAGTGTTTCTAATTTGTAA
- a CDS encoding TonB-dependent receptor — protein sequence MKTMKNWLLSGLLFLMVSTVFSQGKITGTITDGQGPLPGANVTVKGTSEAASTGYDGKFTISSSTKAGQLIVSYIGYQNQTINFTISNGTANLGNIVLVANSNELSEIVVKSSVVDVAKDRKTPVAVSTIKASEIQQKLGTQEFPEILKSTPSVYATKSGGGYGDSRINIRGFDQKNIAVMINGMPINDMENSAVFWSNWAGLSDVTSAMQVQRGLGSSKLAISSVGGTINIVTKTSDQKGGGSIGSSFGNANYLKTQASYSTGVLENGLSASVLFSHTQGDGYIDGTQFAGDNYFIGLGYQTKDKKHDFQFTMTGAPQWHNQRSTFITLATYQKYGTADDPNTKYNSDWGTLNGEEYNMKRNFFHKPVMSVNWDYTINETTKLSAIVYGSWGRGAGTAATGGINGKFSTDASFRKADGTIDFDKIYAYNTGLPIQYNTNGVPTGAFVTRTKINGQYVNSANAGAIANSATGIPGGAPATSAGISRIMSTNEHNWYGGVINLDKKISEHLTWDIGLDARTYFGRHYQNVNDLLGGNIFYDNKNVNFQPQGRYLSETYSAAAPWNAWSNSDNVEKIGFHNDSKVNWIGAFTQMEYSNDNLTAFIQGAVSNQAFQRIDSFIYLTSDPLSKTSFEKILGGNVKGGANYNFDEHHNVFANAGYYSKQPFFNAVYPNNKSVVNPNLKNEKVLGIEGGYGYRSKIVNLNLNYYYTTWKDRNYRFNDGAAGNPNGYFDFEGINEMHTGVELEANSRITNRLRVNGMFSYGNWEYAGEAKSTRFDQNNVALSTSTLYLDKVKVGDAAQLTAALGASYEVLTRVTLDANYNYYNNLYASIDPTKFSAQDNKGSLELPSYGLFDAGFSYKMLVGKNKDNSVNFRFNLNNVFDKTYIAESKTNIFASDNINASNPALGTYESTGQVYNGVATANQVWFGFGRTYSFSMRFDF from the coding sequence ATGAAAACAATGAAAAATTGGTTACTCTCTGGATTACTGTTTTTGATGGTATCGACCGTATTTTCGCAAGGAAAAATTACTGGGACAATTACAGACGGGCAAGGTCCACTGCCTGGGGCAAATGTTACTGTAAAAGGAACATCAGAAGCTGCTTCAACAGGTTATGATGGTAAATTTACCATTAGTTCTTCTACTAAAGCAGGGCAGTTAATTGTCTCTTACATTGGTTACCAAAACCAAACAATTAATTTTACAATTTCAAACGGAACAGCCAATTTGGGGAACATTGTTTTGGTTGCAAATTCAAACGAATTGAGCGAGATTGTTGTTAAATCATCTGTTGTAGACGTTGCAAAGGATAGAAAAACTCCAGTTGCGGTTTCAACAATTAAAGCATCAGAAATTCAACAAAAATTGGGGACACAGGAATTTCCTGAAATCCTAAAATCAACACCTTCTGTATATGCTACAAAAAGTGGTGGTGGTTATGGAGACTCAAGAATCAATATCCGTGGATTTGACCAAAAAAATATCGCGGTGATGATTAATGGAATGCCAATTAATGATATGGAAAATAGTGCTGTATTTTGGAGTAACTGGGCAGGATTGTCTGATGTTACATCTGCGATGCAGGTACAAAGAGGATTAGGTTCATCAAAATTGGCAATTTCGTCAGTAGGAGGAACTATCAATATTGTTACAAAAACTTCAGACCAAAAAGGAGGAGGTTCTATAGGTTCTTCTTTTGGTAATGCTAACTACTTGAAAACACAGGCGTCTTACAGCACTGGAGTTTTAGAGAACGGTCTTTCGGCTTCTGTATTATTCAGCCACACTCAAGGAGATGGTTATATTGATGGGACACAGTTTGCTGGAGATAATTATTTTATTGGTTTGGGATATCAGACGAAAGATAAAAAACATGATTTTCAGTTTACAATGACTGGAGCACCGCAATGGCATAACCAAAGAAGTACTTTTATCACTCTTGCAACTTACCAAAAATATGGTACTGCAGATGATCCTAACACAAAATACAACTCTGATTGGGGAACGTTAAATGGAGAAGAGTATAACATGAAGAGAAACTTTTTCCACAAACCAGTTATGAGTGTAAACTGGGATTATACAATAAACGAAACCACAAAACTTTCGGCTATTGTTTACGGATCTTGGGGACGTGGTGCAGGAACTGCTGCTACTGGAGGTATCAATGGTAAATTTTCTACAGATGCTTCTTTCAGAAAAGCAGATGGGACCATAGATTTTGATAAAATTTATGCATACAACACAGGATTACCTATTCAATATAATACAAATGGTGTTCCTACAGGAGCTTTCGTTACAAGAACCAAAATTAATGGCCAATATGTGAATTCTGCCAATGCAGGAGCTATTGCAAACAGTGCTACTGGTATTCCTGGTGGAGCGCCTGCTACATCTGCCGGTATTTCAAGAATTATGTCTACAAATGAGCACAACTGGTATGGTGGTGTTATTAACTTGGACAAAAAAATTAGTGAACACTTAACTTGGGATATTGGACTTGATGCAAGAACTTATTTTGGTCGTCATTACCAAAACGTAAATGATTTATTGGGAGGAAATATTTTCTACGATAACAAAAATGTTAATTTCCAACCACAAGGAAGATATTTAAGCGAGACTTATTCTGCAGCTGCGCCATGGAATGCTTGGTCAAATTCAGACAATGTTGAGAAAATAGGTTTCCACAACGACAGTAAAGTAAATTGGATTGGAGCATTTACTCAAATGGAATATTCTAATGATAATTTAACTGCCTTTATTCAAGGAGCGGTTTCTAATCAAGCTTTCCAAAGAATAGATTCATTCATTTATTTGACTTCAGATCCTCTTTCAAAAACATCTTTTGAAAAAATTCTTGGAGGAAATGTAAAAGGGGGAGCAAACTATAACTTCGACGAGCACCATAATGTGTTTGCCAATGCAGGTTATTATTCAAAACAACCTTTCTTCAACGCGGTTTATCCAAACAACAAATCAGTTGTAAATCCAAATTTGAAAAACGAGAAAGTATTAGGTATTGAAGGTGGATATGGTTATCGTTCTAAAATAGTTAACTTAAATCTTAACTATTACTACACTACTTGGAAAGACAGAAACTACCGTTTTAATGATGGAGCTGCTGGAAATCCAAACGGATATTTTGATTTTGAAGGAATCAATGAAATGCATACCGGTGTAGAATTGGAAGCAAATTCAAGAATAACTAATAGATTGAGAGTTAACGGAATGTTCTCCTATGGAAACTGGGAGTATGCAGGTGAAGCAAAAAGTACTCGATTTGACCAAAATAATGTGGCTTTAAGTACAAGTACTTTGTATTTGGATAAAGTAAAAGTAGGGGATGCTGCTCAACTGACAGCTGCTCTTGGTGCTTCTTACGAGGTTTTGACAAGAGTTACATTAGATGCAAACTACAACTATTATAACAATTTGTATGCTTCTATTGACCCAACTAAATTCAGTGCTCAAGATAATAAAGGTTCATTAGAATTACCTTCTTATGGATTGTTTGACGCCGGATTCTCTTACAAAATGCTTGTAGGTAAGAACAAAGATAATTCAGTGAATTTCAGATTCAATTTGAATAACGTTTTTGACAAAACTTATATTGCTGAATCTAAGACTAATATTTTTGCAAGTGATAACATAAATGCTTCAAATCCAGCATTAGGGACTTACGAATCTACAGGACAAGTTTACAATGGTGTTGCTACAGCAAACCAAGTTTGGTTCGGATTTGGAAGAACGTATAGCTTTAGTATGCGTTTCGATTTCTAA
- the pgi gene encoding glucose-6-phosphate isomerase produces MALDTINPTETAAWKKLQAHYNEIQSASMTSMFQSDASRTEKFHLKWNDFLVDYSKNRITQETIDLLLELANETGLKNAISNYFGGALINQTEGRAVLHTALRAKETAVINVDGINVMPEVYAVKNKVKSFTNEVVSGKRTGYTGKPFTDVVNIGIGGSDLGPVMAVEALQYYKNHLNVHFASNVDGDHVNEIIKKLNPETTLFVIVSKTFTTQETLTNSETIKAWFLESARQEDVAKHFVAVSTNIQKVTEFGINPDNVFPMWDWVGGRFSLWSAVGLSISLAVGFDNFNDLLSGANEMDEHFKTADFDKNIPVILALLSVWYNNFFGAESEALIPYTQYLQKLAPYLQQGTMESNGKSVGRDGKPVNYETGTIIWGEPGTNAQHAFFQLIHQGTKLIPSDFIGFVKPLYGDDNHHDKLMSNFFAQTEALMNGKSAEQVQAEFDKQGLSAEKASVLLPFKVFTGNKPTNTVLIQKLTPKSLGSLIAMYEHKIFVQGVIWNIFSFDQWGVELGKQLANSILDEIHTKQVKDHDSSTRFLLKHFLDNK; encoded by the coding sequence ATGGCTTTAGATACAATAAACCCAACCGAAACCGCTGCTTGGAAAAAACTACAAGCACACTATAATGAAATACAATCGGCATCGATGACTTCAATGTTTCAATCCGATGCTTCTAGAACTGAAAAATTCCATTTGAAATGGAATGATTTTTTAGTTGATTATTCTAAAAACAGAATTACTCAAGAAACAATTGATTTATTGCTTGAATTGGCAAACGAAACCGGTTTGAAAAATGCAATTTCAAATTATTTTGGAGGAGCACTTATCAATCAAACGGAGGGACGTGCCGTTTTGCATACTGCTTTGCGTGCCAAAGAAACGGCTGTAATTAACGTTGACGGAATCAATGTGATGCCAGAAGTTTATGCAGTAAAAAACAAAGTAAAATCTTTTACCAATGAAGTAGTTTCGGGTAAAAGAACTGGTTACACAGGGAAACCATTTACTGATGTAGTAAACATTGGAATCGGTGGATCAGATTTGGGGCCAGTGATGGCTGTTGAAGCTTTGCAATATTATAAAAATCATTTAAACGTGCATTTTGCATCCAATGTTGATGGAGATCATGTAAATGAAATTATCAAAAAACTAAATCCTGAAACAACCTTATTTGTAATTGTTTCTAAAACCTTTACTACTCAGGAAACTTTGACAAATTCAGAAACCATCAAAGCTTGGTTTTTAGAATCGGCGAGACAGGAAGATGTTGCCAAACATTTTGTGGCAGTTTCTACCAATATTCAGAAAGTAACCGAATTCGGAATTAATCCAGACAATGTATTCCCAATGTGGGACTGGGTTGGAGGACGTTTCTCATTGTGGAGCGCCGTAGGGCTTTCTATCAGTTTGGCGGTTGGTTTTGACAATTTTAATGATTTGTTAAGCGGTGCCAATGAAATGGACGAACATTTCAAAACTGCTGATTTTGACAAAAACATTCCGGTAATATTAGCCTTGTTAAGCGTTTGGTACAATAATTTTTTTGGTGCCGAAAGTGAAGCTTTGATTCCTTATACTCAATATTTGCAAAAACTAGCTCCTTATTTGCAACAAGGAACAATGGAAAGTAATGGTAAGAGTGTAGGTCGTGACGGTAAACCTGTTAATTATGAAACGGGAACTATTATTTGGGGAGAACCAGGAACCAATGCGCAACACGCATTTTTTCAGTTGATTCACCAAGGAACTAAATTAATTCCTTCGGATTTCATTGGATTTGTAAAACCGTTATATGGAGATGACAATCATCACGATAAATTGATGTCTAACTTTTTTGCCCAAACGGAGGCTTTAATGAATGGAAAATCGGCTGAGCAGGTTCAGGCAGAATTTGACAAGCAAGGGCTGAGTGCAGAAAAAGCAAGTGTTCTTTTGCCGTTTAAAGTATTTACAGGAAATAAACCGACCAATACGGTTTTGATTCAAAAACTGACACCAAAATCATTGGGTTCTCTAATCGCGATGTATGAGCATAAAATTTTTGTTCAAGGAGTTATCTGGAACATCTTTAGTTTTGACCAATGGGGAGTTGAATTAGGTAAACAACTTGCGAATTCTATATTGGATGAAATCCATACTAAACAGGTTAAGGATCACGACAGTTCGACAAGGTTTTTATTGAAACATTTTTTGGATAACAAATAA
- a CDS encoding DUF3108 domain-containing protein: MKKIIIFLLVVLTLGFDTQKEEAFSGGEYLKFRVHYGIINGGYATLEVKDEVLSGEPVYHVIGKGYSIGMTKFFFNVEDVYESYIDKDTRNPYRYVRKINEGGYIKNQEGFFNQKTNKVLVKDYKHKTEKTFDFTKNTQDILSSFYYLRNYPNINKMKAGDSIVINMFFDNETTKFKLKLVGREDIKTKFGIVSSMVFRPLVQSGRIFKEEESLTIWISDDYNKIPLRIKATLLVGSLKADLEEYKGLNNPFKLKAK, from the coding sequence ATGAAAAAAATTATAATTTTCTTACTGGTAGTTCTTACTTTAGGTTTCGATACACAGAAAGAGGAAGCCTTTTCGGGCGGGGAGTATCTAAAATTTCGAGTTCATTACGGTATTATTAATGGGGGTTACGCCACGCTCGAAGTCAAAGATGAGGTTCTGTCCGGAGAACCTGTTTACCATGTGATAGGGAAAGGTTATTCTATAGGTATGACTAAATTCTTTTTTAACGTCGAAGATGTTTACGAAAGTTATATCGATAAAGACACCCGAAATCCTTATCGATATGTTCGAAAAATAAACGAAGGGGGTTATATAAAAAATCAGGAGGGGTTTTTTAATCAAAAGACCAATAAGGTTTTGGTGAAAGACTACAAACACAAAACCGAAAAAACATTTGACTTTACAAAAAATACACAGGACATATTGTCGTCGTTTTATTATTTGAGAAATTATCCCAATATTAATAAAATGAAAGCGGGAGATTCGATAGTTATTAATATGTTTTTTGACAACGAGACTACAAAATTTAAGTTAAAATTGGTAGGCAGAGAAGATATTAAAACTAAATTTGGCATTGTCTCTTCCATGGTTTTTAGGCCTTTAGTGCAGTCTGGACGGATATTTAAGGAAGAAGAAAGTTTAACGATTTGGATTTCAGATGACTATAATAAGATTCCGCTTCGAATAAAAGCGACTCTTTTGGTAGGTTCTCTCAAAGCCGATCTGGAAGAATACAAGGGATTGAACAATCCGTTTAAATTAAAGGCAAAATGA
- the hppD gene encoding 4-hydroxyphenylpyruvate dioxygenase, producing MKKIKPVEYGLEKIFEGAQDFLPLLGTDYVEFYVGNAKQSAHYYKTAFGYQSLAYAGLETGIKDKASYVLKQDKIRLVLTTPLTQDSPLHDHLKKHGDGVKVAALWVEDAKSAYEETMKRGARSFMEPTIEKDEFGEVVRSGIYTYGETVHVFVERKNYNGVFLPGYKEWKSDYNPEPTGLKYIDHMVGNVGWNEMNIWVKFYEDVMGFVNFLSFDDKQINTEYSALMSKVMSNGNGRIKFPINEPAKGKKKSQIEEYLDFYGGPGVQHIAIATDDIVKTVSQLKGRGVEFLSRPPHTYYDAVPERLGAHMDVMKEDLNEIEKLGIMVDADEDGYLLQIFTKPVQDRPTLFFEIIQRMGAKGFGAGNFKALFESIEREQQLRGTL from the coding sequence ATGAAAAAAATAAAACCAGTAGAATACGGCTTAGAGAAAATATTTGAAGGAGCGCAAGATTTTCTTCCGCTTTTGGGAACAGATTACGTCGAATTCTACGTAGGCAATGCAAAACAATCGGCACATTATTATAAAACTGCCTTTGGTTATCAGTCATTGGCATATGCCGGATTAGAAACAGGAATCAAAGACAAAGCTTCTTATGTGCTGAAACAAGATAAAATCAGGCTTGTTTTAACCACTCCATTAACGCAGGATTCTCCGCTTCATGATCATTTGAAAAAACATGGTGATGGAGTAAAAGTAGCAGCGCTTTGGGTAGAAGATGCCAAAAGCGCCTATGAAGAAACCATGAAACGTGGAGCGCGTTCCTTTATGGAACCAACTATCGAAAAAGATGAATTTGGCGAAGTGGTACGTTCCGGTATCTATACGTATGGAGAAACCGTTCATGTTTTTGTCGAAAGAAAAAACTACAACGGAGTTTTCTTGCCTGGATACAAAGAATGGAAATCCGATTATAATCCGGAACCAACAGGGCTGAAATATATTGACCACATGGTGGGAAATGTAGGTTGGAACGAAATGAACATTTGGGTAAAATTCTACGAAGATGTGATGGGATTTGTAAATTTCCTGTCTTTTGATGATAAACAAATCAACACAGAATATTCGGCATTGATGAGCAAAGTAATGTCCAACGGAAATGGAAGAATCAAATTTCCAATCAATGAACCTGCCAAGGGAAAGAAAAAATCGCAAATAGAGGAATATTTGGATTTTTATGGTGGACCCGGAGTACAGCATATTGCCATCGCCACAGATGATATTGTGAAAACCGTTTCGCAGTTGAAAGGAAGAGGAGTCGAATTTTTGTCTAGACCACCACATACCTATTATGATGCAGTTCCGGAACGATTGGGTGCGCACATGGATGTCATGAAAGAAGATTTGAATGAAATTGAAAAACTAGGTATAATGGTTGATGCCGATGAAGATGGTTATTTATTGCAAATTTTCACCAAACCGGTACAGGATCGCCCAACCTTGTTTTTTGAAATTATTCAGAGAATGGGAGCCAAAGGATTTGGTGCCGGAAACTTTAAAGCGCTTTTTGAGTCAATTGAACGGGAACAGCAATTGCGAGGAACGTTGTAA
- the dinB gene encoding DNA polymerase IV has protein sequence MPESFSHRKIIHIDMDAFYASVEQMDNPELRGKPIAVGGAENRGVVSAASYEARKFGVRSALSGVLAKKNCPELIFVRPRFDRYKEISKKIHKIFREYTDLVEPLSLDEAYLDVTNNKKGNPSATLLAKEIRERIFNEVGLTASAGISVNKFVAKIASDYNKPNGQKTVNPDEVISFLEQLPIQKFYGVGKVTTEKMFQLGIFTGLDLKNKTLEFLEKHFGKSGGFYYNVVRGIHNSEVKSTRIAKSVAAEHTFDTNLSSEIFMLEKLEKIAAELERRLKKHQISGKTITLKIKYSDFTQQTRSKTMPYFISDKSLIFETVKELLYQEKMKDSVRLLGISLSNLNTEIKKTVVVQLKFDF, from the coding sequence ATGCCTGAATCATTTTCACATAGAAAAATAATTCACATCGACATGGATGCGTTCTATGCATCGGTGGAGCAAATGGACAATCCGGAATTGAGGGGAAAACCTATTGCGGTTGGTGGGGCAGAAAATCGTGGAGTCGTTTCGGCGGCAAGTTATGAAGCCAGGAAATTTGGTGTTCGTTCAGCTTTAAGTGGAGTTTTGGCCAAAAAAAACTGTCCCGAACTTATTTTTGTACGACCTCGTTTTGACCGATATAAAGAAATATCCAAAAAGATCCATAAAATATTCCGTGAATACACAGATTTGGTTGAACCTCTTTCGCTTGACGAAGCTTATCTGGATGTTACCAATAACAAAAAAGGGAATCCTAGTGCTACTTTATTGGCAAAAGAAATTAGGGAAAGAATATTCAATGAAGTTGGATTGACGGCTTCGGCGGGGATTTCGGTCAATAAGTTTGTAGCCAAAATTGCGAGCGATTATAATAAGCCAAACGGACAAAAAACGGTCAATCCAGATGAAGTTATTTCCTTTTTGGAACAGTTGCCCATTCAAAAATTCTATGGCGTTGGAAAAGTTACCACCGAGAAAATGTTTCAGCTCGGAATTTTTACGGGTTTGGATTTAAAAAATAAAACCTTAGAGTTTCTTGAAAAGCATTTTGGGAAGTCTGGTGGGTTTTATTATAATGTTGTCCGGGGAATTCACAACAGTGAGGTGAAATCAACGAGGATTGCAAAATCTGTAGCGGCCGAACATACTTTTGACACAAATCTTTCCTCGGAAATTTTTATGTTGGAAAAGCTCGAAAAAATCGCAGCAGAATTGGAACGCCGACTAAAAAAGCATCAGATTTCCGGCAAAACCATTACTCTCAAAATAAAATACAGCGATTTTACCCAGCAAACAAGAAGCAAAACAATGCCTTATTTTATTTCGGATAAATCACTGATTTTTGAGACCGTTAAGGAGCTTTTGTACCAAGAAAAAATGAAAGACTCCGTTCGACTCCTAGGAATATCTTTAAGTAATCTTAATACCGAAATCAAGAAAACGGTAGTTGTACAGCTCAAATTTGACTTCTGA
- a CDS encoding tryptophan 2,3-dioxygenase family protein — translation MTINDTPASILNEIDEKFRKINQKTETHLEGLLWSKPITYWDYIQTDALLNLQIQRTTLPDEMVFIMYHQVNELLFKMVLWEIHQISYAEKLTADFFTERLMRISRYFDMLTTSFDIMGDGMEVEQYLKFRNTLTPASGFQSAQYRMIEIASTDLINLIDYRFRETIDRETPYEHALDNMYWQAAGKDHVTGEKSYLLLEFERKYKAAFLTQMQEYNTINLWQKFKQLPESDRQNPELVRAMRHYDHTVNITWVMGHLNAARKYIDNAKTDGEATGGSDWKKYMHPKYQRRIFFPELWSEEELANWGVEN, via the coding sequence ATGACAATAAACGATACCCCCGCATCGATATTGAATGAAATCGATGAAAAATTTCGGAAGATAAACCAAAAGACAGAGACTCATCTCGAAGGATTGCTTTGGTCAAAACCCATAACTTATTGGGATTATATTCAGACGGATGCGTTATTGAATTTGCAGATTCAAAGAACGACACTTCCAGACGAAATGGTTTTTATCATGTATCATCAAGTCAATGAATTGCTTTTTAAAATGGTGCTCTGGGAAATACACCAGATTTCCTATGCCGAAAAATTAACCGCTGATTTTTTTACCGAAAGATTAATGAGAATCAGTCGTTATTTTGATATGCTGACTACTTCTTTTGATATTATGGGAGACGGTATGGAAGTAGAACAATATTTGAAATTCAGAAATACGCTAACTCCTGCCAGCGGTTTTCAGAGTGCACAATATAGAATGATTGAAATTGCTTCGACGGACTTAATCAATCTTATCGATTACCGTTTTAGGGAGACAATTGACAGGGAAACTCCTTATGAGCACGCTTTGGATAATATGTATTGGCAGGCTGCTGGGAAAGATCATGTAACGGGTGAAAAATCGTATTTATTATTGGAGTTTGAACGAAAATATAAAGCGGCTTTTTTGACCCAAATGCAGGAATACAATACCATAAATCTTTGGCAGAAATTCAAACAATTACCCGAATCAGATCGTCAAAATCCAGAATTGGTAAGAGCCATGCGTCATTACGATCATACGGTAAACATTACTTGGGTTATGGGACATTTGAATGCCGCCAGAAAATATATTGATAATGCGAAAACCGATGGAGAAGCGACAGGAGGAAGTGATTGGAAAAAATACATGCACCCAAAATACCAAAGAAGGATTTTCTTTCCTGAATTATGGAGTGAAGAGGAATTAGCAAATTGGGGAGTAGAAAATTAA